The following coding sequences are from one Streptomyces angustmyceticus window:
- a CDS encoding DUF5995 family protein, with amino-acid sequence MTTTQRPSRPDRPSPATGPAARPPTGPHTATGTESATAPGVAGVLARMRALAAALPAEDGVAVFNGVYLAVTEAVAHRLGDGGFQDPATAGELDLRFARRYFDAVDATAGGRRPPACWRPLFQLRRHPGVRPLQFALAGINAHIGHDLALAVLDTCRALECEPAALEADFDRVGALLTSLEERIREQLMPGPDVLDVADPLTHLIGSWSLDKARDGAWVAARALWSVRRLPEVAEELTERLDAGVGLVGRMLLTPLPG; translated from the coding sequence ATGACGACCACGCAGCGCCCTTCCCGCCCCGACCGTCCGTCCCCGGCCACGGGACCCGCCGCCCGGCCCCCCACCGGCCCGCACACCGCGACCGGCACGGAATCCGCCACCGCCCCGGGTGTCGCCGGGGTACTGGCCCGGATGCGGGCGCTGGCCGCCGCGCTGCCCGCCGAGGACGGGGTGGCCGTCTTCAACGGGGTCTACCTGGCGGTCACCGAGGCCGTCGCGCATCGCCTCGGGGACGGCGGGTTCCAGGACCCGGCGACCGCGGGCGAGCTGGACCTCCGCTTCGCGCGGCGGTACTTCGACGCGGTGGACGCCACTGCCGGGGGCCGCCGGCCGCCCGCCTGCTGGCGGCCCCTCTTCCAGCTCCGCCGGCACCCCGGTGTGCGTCCGCTGCAGTTCGCCCTCGCCGGGATCAACGCCCACATCGGCCACGATCTGGCGCTGGCGGTGCTGGACACCTGCCGGGCGCTGGAGTGCGAACCGGCCGCGCTGGAAGCCGACTTCGACCGGGTCGGCGCGCTGCTGACGAGCCTGGAGGAGCGGATCCGCGAGCAGCTGATGCCCGGCCCCGACGTACTGGACGTCGCCGATCCGCTGACGCATCTGATCGGGTCGTGGAGCCTGGACAAGGCCAGGGACGGCGCCTGGGTGGCGGCCAGGGCACTGTGGAGCGTCCGCCGGCTGCCGGAGGTGGCCGAGGAACTCACCGAGCGGCTGGACGCCGGGGTGGGACTGGTCGGGCGGATGCTGCTGACTCCGCTGCCCGGCTGA
- a CDS encoding uracil-xanthine permease family protein, producing MGLGVRWTVHGDGRNPAPGAVVRPDERLSWPRTVGLGAQHVVAMFGASFVAPVLMGLDPNLAIMMSGVATVIFLLSTRGRIPSYLGCSLSFVGVAAVIRAQGGTSATVTGAVLVVGVALFLVGVAVQRFGARIIHTAMPPVVTGAVVMLIGFNLAPVTARTYWPQDQWVALLTMLFTGFAVVCLRGFWSRIAIFLGLVFGYGVSWVFDRAFGMIHSVDGSGKVTDHWRLDFSAVGTADWIGLPHFHGPSFQWSAVLVALPVVIALVAENAGHVKAVGEMTGDPLDDKLGTAISADGAASVLSTALGGPPNTTYSENIGVMAATRVYSTAAYWAAAGFALLFGLCPKFGAVVAAIPGGVLGGITVILYGMIGLLGAQIWVHNKVDLRNPLHLVPVAAGVIIGVGGVSLRISEHFELSGIALGTIVVLTGYHGLRACAPAHLKPQAPLLDEGTSSYDKD from the coding sequence ATGGGCCTCGGCGTGCGCTGGACCGTGCATGGCGACGGGCGCAACCCGGCCCCTGGAGCAGTGGTCCGGCCGGACGAGCGGCTGTCGTGGCCGCGCACCGTCGGCCTGGGCGCGCAGCATGTCGTCGCGATGTTCGGCGCGAGTTTCGTCGCCCCCGTGCTGATGGGGCTGGACCCCAACCTCGCGATCATGATGTCCGGCGTGGCGACGGTCATCTTCCTGCTGTCCACTCGCGGCCGGATCCCCTCGTACCTGGGCTGTTCACTCTCGTTCGTCGGGGTCGCCGCGGTGATCCGGGCGCAGGGCGGCACCAGCGCCACCGTCACCGGCGCGGTCCTGGTCGTCGGGGTCGCGCTCTTCCTCGTCGGCGTGGCCGTCCAGCGGTTCGGCGCGCGGATCATCCACACCGCGATGCCGCCGGTGGTCACCGGCGCGGTGGTGATGCTGATCGGCTTCAACCTGGCGCCGGTCACGGCACGCACCTACTGGCCGCAGGACCAGTGGGTGGCGCTGCTGACCATGCTGTTCACCGGGTTCGCCGTGGTCTGCCTGCGCGGCTTCTGGTCGCGTATCGCGATCTTCCTCGGGCTGGTCTTCGGCTACGGCGTCTCATGGGTCTTCGACCGGGCCTTCGGGATGATCCACTCGGTGGACGGCTCGGGGAAGGTCACCGACCACTGGCGGCTGGACTTCTCCGCCGTCGGCACGGCCGACTGGATCGGGCTGCCGCACTTCCACGGGCCCAGTTTCCAGTGGTCGGCGGTCCTGGTCGCGCTGCCCGTCGTGATCGCGCTGGTCGCGGAGAACGCCGGACACGTCAAGGCCGTCGGCGAGATGACCGGCGACCCCCTGGACGACAAGCTGGGCACCGCGATTTCCGCCGACGGCGCGGCATCGGTGCTCTCCACCGCACTCGGCGGCCCGCCCAACACCACGTACTCCGAGAACATCGGCGTGATGGCGGCGACCCGCGTCTACTCGACCGCCGCCTACTGGGCGGCCGCCGGCTTCGCGCTCCTCTTCGGCCTGTGCCCGAAGTTCGGCGCCGTCGTCGCGGCGATCCCCGGCGGGGTGCTGGGCGGCATCACCGTCATCCTGTACGGCATGATCGGCCTGCTGGGCGCCCAGATCTGGGTGCACAACAAGGTGGATCTGCGCAATCCGCTCCACCTCGTGCCGGTCGCCGCGGGCGTGATCATCGGCGTCGGCGGGGTGAGCCTGCGGATCAGCGAACACTTCGAACTGAGCGGCATCGCCCTGGGCACGATCGTGGTGCTCACCGGCTACCACGGGCTGCGCGCCTGCGCCCCCGCACACCTCAAGCCGCAGGCGCCGCTGCTGGACGAGGGCACCTCTTCGTACGACAAGGACTGA
- a CDS encoding acyl-CoA thioesterase: protein MSVEALQTTTVPYGELVPVTVHFDDLDALGMLHNSRYPLLAERAWAEYWHGHGFSFDGDWAAAGDMCNVIKEMRVSYERPVTRPGRYAAHLWVSRLGRTGLTYGFRLCSADGTETYAQGHRVLVRIDAQTLRPTPWSDRARTIAAGLLRPEEAATGAGADAA, encoded by the coding sequence GTGAGCGTCGAAGCCCTGCAGACCACCACCGTCCCGTACGGCGAACTGGTCCCCGTCACCGTCCACTTCGACGACCTCGACGCGCTCGGCATGCTCCACAACTCCCGCTACCCGCTGCTGGCCGAGCGCGCCTGGGCGGAGTACTGGCACGGCCACGGGTTCAGCTTCGACGGCGACTGGGCCGCGGCGGGCGACATGTGCAACGTCATCAAGGAGATGCGCGTCTCCTACGAGCGCCCGGTCACCCGGCCGGGCCGCTACGCGGCGCACCTGTGGGTCTCCCGCCTCGGCCGCACCGGCCTCACCTACGGCTTCCGGCTCTGCTCGGCCGACGGCACCGAGACCTACGCCCAGGGACACCGGGTGCTGGTCCGCATCGACGCGCAGACGCTGCGCCCCACCCCCTGGTCCGACCGCGCCCGGACCATCGCGGCCGGGCTCCTCCGGCCGGAGGAGGCGGCCACGGGCGCCGGGGCGGACGCGGCCTGA